A region from the Pseudomonas sp. KU26590 genome encodes:
- a CDS encoding L-dopachrome tautomerase-related protein — protein sequence MSIKQNMMLSALALSVALISQTGIAATIATTATALPANAPAEKTIGQLEQVFTFHDAMPTGVTVTEAGRIFVNYPHWGDDVPFTVGEIRDGKVVAYPDAAINKEDPKDPAKGLISVQSVVADGQGRIWLLDTAAPNFAAPKAGGAKLVAVDLASNKVVKTLVFPANVILPSTYVNDMRFDFRAGKEGTVYVTDSSVSGPGAIIVMDIASGEATRRLSGAKSTSADPDFKPVVEGQTALVTKGPDGKLKTMAVASDGIALSPDGKTLYFSALSSRHLFAVPAAMLRDAGVSEAQLNAAVKDLGEKGASDGLEADANGAVYAGDYEHNGIRKRLADGSWQTIVHDPRVLWPDTLSVGPDGYLYFTANQLQRQAGFHDGKDLREKPYSLLRVKIDAAPAPTR from the coding sequence GTGTCCATAAAACAGAACATGATGTTGTCAGCACTGGCCCTGTCAGTCGCCTTGATCAGCCAGACCGGTATCGCTGCCACGATCGCAACCACCGCCACCGCCCTACCCGCCAACGCGCCGGCGGAGAAAACCATCGGTCAGCTTGAGCAGGTGTTCACCTTCCACGACGCCATGCCCACCGGCGTGACCGTCACGGAAGCCGGACGCATCTTCGTCAATTACCCGCACTGGGGCGACGACGTGCCCTTTACCGTGGGTGAAATCCGTGACGGCAAAGTGGTCGCCTATCCGGATGCAGCCATCAACAAAGAAGACCCCAAAGATCCGGCCAAAGGGCTGATTAGCGTGCAGAGCGTGGTCGCCGACGGTCAGGGCCGCATCTGGCTGCTGGACACCGCTGCACCGAATTTCGCCGCGCCAAAAGCCGGCGGCGCCAAGCTGGTGGCGGTTGATCTGGCCAGTAACAAAGTGGTCAAGACGCTGGTCTTTCCGGCCAACGTCATTCTGCCGAGCACCTACGTCAACGACATGCGCTTTGATTTCCGCGCGGGCAAGGAAGGCACGGTGTACGTGACGGATTCGTCGGTCTCCGGGCCCGGCGCGATCATCGTCATGGACATCGCCAGCGGCGAGGCGACCCGTCGCTTGAGCGGCGCAAAATCCACTTCGGCCGATCCTGACTTCAAGCCGGTGGTCGAAGGCCAAACCGCACTGGTCACCAAAGGCCCGGACGGCAAGTTGAAAACCATGGCCGTTGCGTCTGATGGCATCGCCCTGTCCCCTGACGGCAAGACGCTGTATTTCAGCGCACTTTCCAGCCGCCACCTGTTTGCCGTGCCCGCTGCGATGCTGCGTGATGCCGGCGTGAGCGAGGCGCAACTGAACGCTGCGGTCAAAGACCTCGGCGAAAAAGGCGCTTCGGACGGTCTGGAAGCCGATGCCAACGGCGCGGTCTACGCCGGCGACTACGAACACAACGGCATCCGCAAACGCCTGGCCGACGGCAGCTGGCAGACCATCGTTCACGACCCTCGTGTGCTGTGGCCTGACACCTTGTCGGTCGGGCCCGATGGCTATCTGTATTTCACCGCCAACCAGCTGCAGCGCCAGGCCGGTTTCCACGATGGCAAGGATCTGCGCGAGAAGCCCTACAGCCTGCTGCGGGTGAAGATCGACGCCGCACCTGCGCCGACCCGTTGA
- a CDS encoding zinc-binding alcohol dehydrogenase family protein, producing MKAVAFTQHGLPIEDPNALLDMDLPKPTPGPRDLLVEVKAISVNPVDTKIRAGSAATEPKVVGWDAVGVVRDTGSDVTLFKAGDEVFYAGSIARPGSYSEFHLVDERIVGHKPKTLDNAHAAALPLTSITAWELLFDRLGVEEGGGEGDSLLIIGAAGGVGSILVQLARQLTKLTVIGTASRPETREWVERLGAHHVIDHSQPLVEQLNQIGVGQVSHVASLTHTDSYFTQLIEALKPQGQLALIDDPKSLDVVPMKRKALSLHWELMFTRSLYETPDMIAQHELLNRVADLIDQGVLKTTLGEHFGAINAENLRRAHAVIESGKAKGKIVLEGF from the coding sequence ATGAAAGCCGTCGCCTTCACCCAACACGGTCTGCCCATCGAAGACCCCAACGCGCTGCTCGACATGGACCTGCCCAAGCCAACACCCGGCCCTCGGGATCTGCTGGTCGAAGTCAAAGCGATTTCGGTGAACCCGGTCGACACCAAAATCCGCGCCGGCTCTGCCGCCACCGAACCTAAAGTGGTCGGCTGGGATGCAGTGGGCGTGGTTCGTGACACGGGCAGCGACGTCACGCTGTTCAAAGCCGGGGACGAAGTGTTCTACGCCGGCTCCATCGCCCGCCCTGGCAGCTACAGCGAATTCCACCTCGTGGACGAGCGCATCGTCGGGCACAAACCCAAGACCCTCGACAACGCCCACGCCGCCGCATTGCCGCTGACCTCGATCACCGCGTGGGAATTGCTTTTTGACCGTTTGGGCGTTGAAGAAGGTGGCGGCGAAGGTGACAGCCTGTTGATCATCGGTGCTGCGGGCGGGGTCGGATCGATACTGGTGCAGCTGGCCCGCCAACTGACCAAACTGACCGTGATCGGTACCGCGTCTCGCCCGGAAACCCGCGAATGGGTCGAACGCCTGGGCGCCCATCACGTCATCGATCACAGCCAGCCGCTGGTCGAGCAACTGAATCAGATCGGCGTCGGTCAGGTGAGCCATGTCGCCAGCCTGACCCACACCGACTCGTACTTCACGCAGCTGATTGAGGCCCTGAAACCGCAAGGCCAACTGGCGCTGATCGATGACCCGAAATCCCTCGACGTGGTGCCGATGAAACGTAAGGCCCTGTCGCTGCACTGGGAACTGATGTTCACCCGCTCGCTCTACGAAACGCCGGACATGATTGCCCAGCATGAACTGCTCAATCGCGTCGCCGACCTGATCGACCAGGGCGTGCTGAAGACCACCCTCGGTGAGCATTTCGGCGCGATCAATGCTGAAAACCTGCGCCGCGCCCACGCCGTGATCGAAAGCGGCAAGGCCAAGGGCAAGATCGTCCTCGAAGGTTTCTAA
- a CDS encoding LysR family transcriptional regulator, translating to MIRIDDLTLFVRTAALGSFSNAAREVDLLPGQVAAAIKRLERELDIRLFARSTRSLRLTAEGEQYLPTAQTVLEALRDGREKLQRESAELQGTLQVAAPSDLGRNMLLPWLTDFRSQHPALNLRLFISDQVADLFRDPVDVAIRYGVIEDANYIALALAPWNRRVLVASPEYLARKGRPVVSDDLLRHECLLFTLAGRVYDKWRLGGRVFSVSGPLLTDDADLVRRWAVAGQGVAYKSWLDVCEDVHAGRLELLLPDYPGEPTPLNLVCPHRKQFSPAVQQLHSLLKNRFAGMEKGLPALL from the coding sequence ATGATACGAATCGACGACCTGACGCTGTTCGTTCGCACCGCCGCTTTGGGCAGCTTTTCCAATGCCGCGCGGGAAGTGGATCTGTTGCCTGGGCAAGTTGCGGCGGCCATCAAGCGCCTCGAGCGCGAGCTGGATATCCGCTTGTTTGCTCGTTCGACGCGCAGCTTGCGCCTCACCGCTGAAGGCGAGCAGTACCTGCCGACCGCCCAGACGGTGCTCGAAGCTTTAAGGGATGGCCGGGAAAAGTTGCAGCGGGAGAGCGCCGAGCTGCAAGGCACGCTGCAGGTGGCGGCGCCTTCGGACCTCGGGCGAAACATGCTGCTGCCCTGGCTGACGGACTTTCGCAGTCAGCACCCGGCGCTGAATCTGCGCCTGTTTATCTCCGATCAAGTGGCCGATCTGTTTCGCGATCCGGTGGACGTCGCGATTCGCTACGGCGTGATCGAAGACGCGAACTACATCGCGTTGGCGCTGGCGCCGTGGAATCGCCGGGTGCTGGTGGCATCGCCGGAGTATCTGGCGCGCAAGGGCCGGCCCGTTGTCTCGGACGACTTGCTGCGCCATGAGTGCTTGCTGTTCACCCTGGCGGGGCGGGTGTACGACAAATGGCGGCTCGGTGGGCGGGTGTTCTCGGTGTCAGGCCCGTTGCTCACCGATGACGCTGATCTGGTGAGGCGCTGGGCGGTGGCGGGGCAGGGCGTGGCGTACAAGTCGTGGCTGGATGTCTGCGAAGACGTGCACGCCGGGCGGCTGGAACTGTTGCTGCCCGATTACCCGGGCGAGCCGACCCCGCTCAACCTTGTTTGCCCGCACCGCAAGCAATTTTCCCCGGCGGTGCAGCAGCTGCATTCGTTGTTGAAAAACCGTTTCGCCGGCATGGAGAAGGGGTTGCCGGCGTTGTTGTGA
- a CDS encoding IS3 family transposase, which translates to MISELGEHYGVHDCCRALGVNRSSFYAWRQRQGVVNRTRARLRTLLVRFHKESRGSAGARTLASDLRSEGHQVGRYMARTLMRESGVVSCQRRPHKYKSSGVEALVAPHLLKRKFDVDAPNTVWCGDVTYIKVGKQWMYFAAVLDLFARRIVGWSFSMTPDASLTCEALRMAVELRGRPKDVLFHSDQGCQYTSHKFRNELVTHGLRQSMSRKGECWDNAPMERFFGSLKSEWVPKEGYSSAHEAQLDVQRYVMRYNNRRPHSYDGYRSPVTAERAAA; encoded by the coding sequence CTGATCAGCGAGCTGGGCGAGCACTACGGCGTTCACGATTGTTGCCGCGCGTTGGGAGTCAACCGCAGCAGTTTTTACGCCTGGCGCCAGCGCCAGGGCGTCGTCAACCGCACCCGTGCGAGGCTTAGAACTTTGTTAGTCAGATTTCATAAGGAGTCGCGGGGATCGGCGGGGGCAAGAACGCTGGCCAGTGACCTTCGCAGCGAAGGGCATCAGGTTGGCCGGTACATGGCCCGCACTCTCATGCGTGAATCAGGGGTCGTGAGCTGTCAGCGTCGCCCGCACAAATACAAATCTTCAGGGGTCGAGGCATTGGTGGCGCCGCATCTGCTCAAACGCAAGTTTGATGTGGATGCCCCCAATACTGTTTGGTGCGGGGATGTAACTTACATAAAAGTGGGTAAGCAATGGATGTATTTCGCTGCAGTGCTCGACTTGTTTGCACGCAGGATTGTGGGTTGGTCCTTTTCGATGACGCCCGACGCTTCGCTGACTTGTGAGGCATTGAGAATGGCGGTTGAGCTTCGCGGGCGCCCTAAGGACGTGCTGTTTCACTCGGATCAGGGCTGTCAGTACACCAGCCATAAATTCCGCAATGAGCTGGTGACCCATGGTTTGAGACAGAGCATGAGTCGCAAAGGCGAGTGCTGGGATAACGCCCCGATGGAGCGATTTTTTGGCAGCCTGAAATCGGAATGGGTGCCTAAAGAAGGATATTCGTCAGCGCATGAAGCACAGTTGGACGTGCAGCGTTATGTCATGCGTTACAACAACCGTCGCCCCCACAGCTACGACGGCTACCGGTCGCCTGTAACTGCGGAGCGGGCGGCAGCTTGA
- a CDS encoding transposase, producing MRTSYSNEFKLKAAAMVLDEGQSVPEVCDNLSIGRTALRRWVEQVRAERQGATPVGAKAITAEQQEIQRLKTLLRQKDRDIEILKKASALLLSDSKDHSN from the coding sequence ATGCGTACTTCTTACTCGAACGAATTCAAACTCAAGGCAGCGGCCATGGTGCTGGACGAGGGACAATCGGTCCCTGAAGTCTGCGACAACCTGAGCATTGGCCGAACCGCGCTGCGTCGCTGGGTCGAACAGGTGCGTGCGGAGCGCCAAGGCGCGACGCCTGTGGGTGCCAAGGCGATTACCGCCGAGCAACAGGAAATACAGCGACTCAAGACCTTGCTCAGGCAGAAGGACCGGGATATCGAAATCCTAAAAAAGGCCAGTGCTCTCCTGCTTTCGGACTCCAAAGATCATTCGAACTGA
- a CDS encoding IlvD/Edd family dehydratase — protein MSDTPKRPLRSQQWFDDPEHADMTALYVERYMNYGMTREELQSGRPIIGIAQTGSDLAPCNRHHLELAQRVKAGIRDAGGIPMEFPVHPMAEQTRRPTAALDRNLAYLGLVEVLHGYPLDGVVLTTGCDKTTPACLMAAATTDLPSIVLSGGPMLDGRHKGELIGSGTVLWHARNLLSAGEINYEGFMEMTTAASPSVGHCNTMGTALSMNALAEALGMSLPGCASIPAAYRERGQMAYMTGKRICDLVREDVRPSQIMTREAFENAIAVASALGASSNCPPHLIAIARHMGVELSLDDWQRIGEDVPLLVNCMPAGKYLGEGFHRAGGVPAVMHELQKAGKLHEDCGSVSGKTIGDIVRNAVAHDTDVIRPYEDPLKHRAGFIVLSGNFFDSAIMKMSVVGEAFRKTYLSEPGAENSFEARAIVFEGPEDYHARINDPSLEIDERCILVIRGAGTVGYPGSAEVVNMAPPSALIKQGIDSLPCLGDGRQSGTSASPSILNMSPEAAVGGGLGLLKTNDRLRVDLNNRSVNVLVSDEEMAARRALFEPKMPASQTPWQELYRQLVGQLSTGGCLEPATLHLRVIARSGEPRHSH, from the coding sequence ATGTCCGACACGCCGAAACGCCCGCTTCGCAGCCAGCAATGGTTCGATGATCCGGAACACGCTGACATGACGGCGCTGTACGTCGAGCGTTACATGAACTACGGCATGACCCGCGAGGAGCTGCAATCGGGCCGACCGATCATCGGCATCGCCCAGACAGGCTCTGATCTGGCGCCCTGCAACCGTCATCACCTTGAGCTCGCCCAGCGGGTCAAAGCCGGCATTCGCGATGCGGGCGGGATTCCGATGGAGTTCCCGGTGCACCCGATGGCCGAGCAGACCCGCCGCCCGACCGCCGCCCTGGACCGGAACCTGGCGTACCTCGGACTGGTGGAAGTTCTTCACGGCTACCCGCTGGATGGCGTCGTCCTCACCACCGGCTGCGACAAAACCACACCGGCCTGCCTGATGGCAGCGGCGACCACCGACCTGCCGTCGATTGTCTTGTCTGGCGGGCCGATGCTCGACGGTCGGCACAAAGGCGAGCTGATCGGCTCTGGCACGGTGCTCTGGCATGCGCGCAATCTGCTGTCCGCAGGCGAGATCAATTACGAAGGCTTCATGGAAATGACCACCGCCGCGTCGCCGTCGGTGGGCCACTGCAACACCATGGGCACCGCGCTTTCGATGAATGCGCTGGCCGAAGCGCTGGGCATGTCGCTGCCGGGTTGCGCGAGCATTCCGGCGGCGTACCGGGAGCGCGGACAGATGGCTTACATGACCGGCAAGCGCATCTGCGATCTGGTCCGTGAAGACGTGCGGCCTTCGCAAATCATGACACGCGAAGCCTTTGAAAACGCGATCGCGGTGGCCTCGGCGCTGGGTGCTTCGAGCAACTGCCCGCCGCACCTGATCGCCATCGCCCGACACATGGGCGTCGAGTTGAGTCTCGACGACTGGCAGCGCATCGGCGAAGACGTGCCGTTGCTGGTCAATTGCATGCCGGCCGGGAAGTATCTGGGCGAAGGCTTCCACCGCGCAGGCGGCGTGCCGGCGGTGATGCACGAGTTGCAAAAGGCCGGCAAGCTGCACGAAGACTGCGGCTCGGTCTCCGGCAAAACCATCGGCGACATCGTGCGCAACGCCGTCGCCCACGACACCGACGTGATCCGTCCGTACGAAGACCCGCTCAAACACCGCGCCGGTTTCATCGTGCTGAGCGGTAACTTTTTCGATAGCGCGATCATGAAGATGTCGGTGGTGGGCGAGGCGTTCCGCAAGACCTATCTGTCCGAGCCGGGCGCCGAGAACAGCTTTGAGGCACGAGCCATCGTGTTCGAGGGCCCGGAGGACTACCACGCGCGGATCAACGACCCGTCGCTGGAAATCGACGAGCGCTGCATTCTGGTGATCCGCGGCGCCGGCACGGTCGGTTATCCCGGCAGCGCCGAAGTGGTGAACATGGCGCCGCCGTCTGCACTGATCAAACAGGGCATCGATTCGCTGCCTTGCTTGGGCGATGGCCGGCAGAGCGGCACCTCGGCCAGCCCTTCGATCCTGAACATGTCGCCGGAAGCGGCGGTGGGCGGCGGCCTTGGGCTGCTGAAAACCAACGACCGGCTGCGGGTGGATTTGAACAACCGCAGCGTCAACGTGCTGGTCAGCGACGAAGAAATGGCCGCACGCCGCGCGCTGTTTGAGCCGAAGATGCCGGCCTCACAAACCCCGTGGCAGGAGCTGTATCGGCAGCTGGTCGGGCAGTTGTCCACTGGCGGATGTCTGGAGCCGGCGACCCTGCATTTGCGGGTGATCGCGCGAAGCGGCGAGCCGCGGCATTCCCATTGA
- a CDS encoding fumarylacetoacetate hydrolase family protein, producing the protein MPIQLTPDNTLPADGLNGTLIGRAWVPGKVGGPSPVVLRSDGVFDLSSSFATLSDLLELESPLAAVREAHGTRVASLEELLANSTATPDPNKPYLLAPADLQVIKAAGVTFAASMIERVIEEQAAGDPAKAESVRAIVQNAIGDNLRNIKPGSEQASQLKALLIEQGMWSQYLEVGIGPDAEIFTKAPVLAAVGSGSQVGIHPKSEWNNPEPEVVLAVNSRGQIHGATLGNDVNLRDFEGRSALLLSKAKDNNASCSIGPFIRLFDETFSLDDVRNCVVDLQVKGDDGYVMKGSSSMSQISRDPADIAGQALNANHQYPDGFLLFLGTLFAPTADRDHAGGGFTHKLGDQVSISSSLFGGLHNEVTHSSDAAPWTFGVGALLRNLAVRGLL; encoded by the coding sequence ATGCCTATCCAGCTCACCCCCGATAACACTCTCCCCGCCGATGGCCTGAATGGCACATTGATCGGCCGCGCCTGGGTACCCGGAAAAGTCGGCGGCCCGTCGCCCGTGGTGTTGCGCAGCGACGGGGTGTTCGATCTTTCGTCGAGCTTCGCCACCTTGAGCGACTTGCTGGAGCTGGAATCACCGCTGGCCGCCGTTCGCGAAGCCCATGGCACGCGCGTCGCCAGCCTCGAAGAATTGCTGGCGAATTCGACTGCAACACCTGATCCCAACAAGCCGTACCTGCTGGCGCCCGCGGACCTGCAAGTGATCAAGGCCGCAGGGGTGACCTTCGCCGCGAGCATGATCGAACGGGTGATCGAGGAGCAGGCGGCGGGGGACCCGGCCAAGGCGGAGAGCGTGCGCGCCATCGTGCAGAACGCCATCGGCGACAACCTGCGAAACATCAAGCCGGGCTCCGAACAAGCCAGCCAACTCAAGGCGCTGCTGATCGAGCAAGGCATGTGGTCGCAGTACCTTGAAGTGGGCATCGGGCCAGACGCCGAGATTTTCACCAAAGCACCCGTGCTCGCGGCAGTGGGCAGCGGCAGCCAGGTGGGCATTCATCCGAAATCGGAATGGAACAACCCCGAGCCGGAAGTGGTGCTGGCGGTGAACAGTCGCGGGCAGATCCACGGCGCGACCCTCGGCAACGACGTCAACCTGCGCGACTTCGAAGGCCGCAGCGCGCTGCTGCTGAGCAAGGCCAAGGACAATAACGCCTCGTGCTCGATCGGCCCGTTCATTCGGCTGTTCGACGAAACCTTCTCCCTCGATGACGTGCGCAACTGTGTGGTCGATCTGCAGGTAAAAGGCGATGACGGTTACGTGATGAAGGGCTCAAGCTCAATGTCACAGATCAGCCGCGATCCGGCCGACATCGCTGGCCAGGCGCTCAACGCCAACCATCAATACCCGGACGGCTTCCTGCTGTTTCTCGGCACCCTCTTCGCCCCGACCGCAGACCGTGACCATGCCGGCGGAGGTTTTACCCACAAGTTGGGCGATCAGGTCAGTATCAGCAGCAGCCTGTTCGGCGGCCTGCACAATGAGGTGACCCACAGCAGTGACGCGGCGCCGTGGACATTCGGCGTCGGCGCGCTGCTGCGCAACCTCGCCGTGCGCGGTTTGTTATAG
- a CDS encoding LysR family transcriptional regulator, giving the protein MSDISFSTVCNWLKFKHLVLIETLARTRNMHTAAQHMNLSQPAVSKMLREIERLLGFDVFERLPRNMPPTALGEHVVRYAQIALNDASKFVEQISSLREGGHGFLKVGAIFAATAAVLPEAIVQLKARWPLLSIEVVEQTSDHLMEMLDDKKLDLAVARYTHENQQQVYDFQALAPEPFCMVVNSRHPLTELAQTPLQDLGKWPWILYPLGTPIRARMEQAFAKAGIATPKNTIDTISMQTFLQVLQAGPMIAMLPASMAQPHLDSGLLKVLNTPLKLAPQDYGILTRRGEPLLGAASEFAEILLANARLARQ; this is encoded by the coding sequence ATGTCAGACATTTCCTTTTCCACGGTCTGTAACTGGCTCAAGTTCAAGCATCTGGTGCTCATCGAAACCCTGGCGCGGACCCGCAACATGCACACGGCGGCACAGCACATGAACCTCAGCCAGCCCGCGGTGAGCAAAATGCTGCGCGAGATCGAGCGGCTGCTTGGCTTTGATGTGTTCGAGCGTCTGCCGCGGAACATGCCGCCGACCGCCCTCGGCGAGCACGTGGTGCGCTATGCGCAGATCGCCCTGAATGACGCGAGCAAGTTCGTGGAACAGATCAGCAGCCTGCGCGAAGGCGGGCATGGTTTCCTCAAAGTAGGCGCGATCTTCGCGGCGACGGCGGCGGTGCTGCCGGAAGCCATTGTGCAGTTGAAAGCGCGCTGGCCGCTGCTGTCGATCGAGGTGGTCGAGCAGACCAGCGACCATTTAATGGAAATGCTCGACGACAAGAAACTTGACCTCGCAGTAGCGCGTTACACCCATGAAAACCAGCAGCAGGTGTATGACTTTCAGGCGCTGGCCCCTGAGCCGTTCTGCATGGTCGTCAACAGCCGCCACCCGCTGACCGAACTGGCGCAGACGCCGCTGCAAGATCTCGGAAAATGGCCATGGATTCTGTATCCGCTGGGCACCCCGATTCGCGCACGGATGGAGCAAGCTTTCGCCAAAGCCGGCATTGCGACGCCGAAAAACACCATCGACACCATCTCGATGCAGACCTTCCTGCAAGTGCTGCAGGCCGGGCCGATGATCGCCATGTTGCCGGCGTCCATGGCGCAGCCGCATCTGGATTCGGGCTTGCTGAAAGTGCTGAACACGCCGCTGAAACTGGCGCCCCAGGATTACGGAATCCTGACCCGACGCGGTGAGCCGTTGCTCGGTGCCGCGTCGGAATTTGCCGAAATCCTGCTGGCGAATGCCCGGCTTGCGCGGCAGTGA
- a CDS encoding MFS transporter, with product METVSQRLPESSGPGHASFEDRTYRKVILRILPVLLLCYMAAYLDRVNIGFAKLDMLNDLQFSNTIYALGASMFFWGYFLFEVPSNLLLHRFGARFWIARIMLTWAIVSMAVAFTVPLAKFFHIESETMFYVLRFLLGICEAGFFPGVILYLNYWFPTRRQSRVMAGFLMAMPISLTLGGVISGWLMTRMQGVNGMAGWQWLLIIEGLPSVVMAFVVLAFMANNIDAAKWLSPQEKAMLKANLETDSKGKATNLREVFFNGRVWLLVLILLTFNTGFYGLAFWMPSIIKSAGVSNPMDIGLLTAIPYGIAVIAMTLNARHSNKTGERRWHAAIPAIIGGIGLILSAYFASNVVLSIIFLSVSASGVLSLMPIYWTLPGTVLSGVAAAAGIGMINAIGNLSGFTGSMITAVAENLTGNINNGTYVLGACLFISAGLILSIPRAMLGNHKAQAPARGEVLSHA from the coding sequence ATGGAAACCGTTTCCCAGCGCCTGCCCGAGTCCTCGGGTCCCGGGCACGCCAGCTTTGAAGACCGCACCTACCGCAAAGTCATCCTGCGCATCCTCCCCGTTCTGCTCCTGTGTTACATGGCGGCGTATCTGGACCGCGTGAACATCGGCTTCGCCAAGCTGGACATGCTCAACGACCTGCAATTCAGCAACACCATCTATGCCCTCGGCGCGAGCATGTTCTTCTGGGGCTATTTCCTCTTCGAGGTCCCCAGCAACTTGTTGCTGCATCGCTTCGGCGCGCGGTTCTGGATCGCCCGGATCATGCTCACCTGGGCCATCGTCTCCATGGCCGTCGCGTTTACCGTACCGCTGGCGAAGTTTTTCCACATCGAGTCGGAAACCATGTTCTACGTGCTGCGCTTTTTGCTCGGCATCTGTGAGGCAGGGTTCTTTCCCGGCGTCATCCTTTACCTCAACTACTGGTTTCCTACCCGTCGGCAGAGCCGGGTGATGGCGGGTTTCCTGATGGCGATGCCGATCAGTCTGACGCTGGGCGGTGTGATTTCCGGCTGGTTGATGACTCGGATGCAAGGCGTCAACGGCATGGCCGGCTGGCAGTGGCTGCTGATCATCGAAGGCCTGCCTTCGGTGGTAATGGCCTTTGTGGTGCTGGCATTCATGGCCAATAACATCGACGCGGCCAAATGGCTGTCGCCCCAGGAAAAGGCCATGCTCAAGGCCAACCTGGAGACCGACAGCAAAGGCAAGGCGACCAACCTGCGCGAGGTGTTTTTCAACGGACGCGTATGGCTGCTGGTGCTGATCCTGCTGACGTTCAATACCGGGTTCTACGGGCTGGCGTTCTGGATGCCATCGATCATCAAAAGCGCCGGCGTCTCCAATCCGATGGACATTGGTTTGCTGACGGCCATTCCCTACGGCATCGCCGTGATCGCCATGACCCTCAACGCGCGGCACTCCAACAAGACTGGCGAGCGCCGCTGGCACGCAGCGATTCCGGCGATCATCGGCGGCATCGGCTTGATCCTCAGCGCCTACTTCGCCAGTAACGTAGTGCTGTCGATCATCTTCCTCAGCGTGTCCGCGTCCGGCGTGCTGAGCCTGATGCCGATCTACTGGACCCTCCCGGGCACCGTGCTGTCTGGCGTCGCGGCCGCTGCGGGAATCGGCATGATCAACGCCATCGGCAACCTGTCGGGTTTCACCGGCTCGATGATCACCGCCGTCGCCGAGAACCTCACCGGCAACATCAACAACGGCACCTACGTGCTGGGCGCCTGTTTGTTCATCAGCGCCGGACTGATTCTGTCCATCCCGCGGGCGATGCTGGGCAATCACAAGGCCCAAGCGCCTGCGCGAGGCGAGGTGCTTTCTCACGCGTAG
- a CDS encoding Asp/Glu racemase: MRNFRIGQIVPSSNTTMETEIPAMLTSRYSLFPDERFTFHSSRMRMMKVSPEELKKMDIDSDRCALELSDARVDVMAYACLVAIMCQGAGYHKVSQERLSKTVASNASDAPVLSSAGALIDSLQMLDYKKVSIITPYMKPLTQQVIDYIEAAGIEVVDAISLEVSDNLQVGRLDPMNLVAHADRLNIGQADGVVLSCCVQMPSLPAIQVVQDRLDKPVLSASVATVYQMLKTLGLTAQVPNAGHLLSGAF; the protein is encoded by the coding sequence GTGAGAAATTTCCGGATTGGCCAGATCGTCCCCAGCTCCAACACCACCATGGAAACCGAGATCCCGGCGATGCTCACGTCGCGGTATTCCCTGTTCCCGGACGAGCGCTTCACCTTCCATTCCTCCCGCATGCGCATGATGAAAGTCAGCCCCGAAGAATTGAAGAAAATGGACATCGACAGCGACCGCTGCGCGCTGGAATTGAGCGATGCCCGGGTCGATGTCATGGCGTACGCCTGCCTGGTGGCAATCATGTGCCAGGGCGCCGGTTACCACAAAGTGTCTCAGGAACGCCTGAGCAAGACGGTCGCCAGCAACGCCTCCGACGCACCCGTGTTGAGCTCGGCCGGCGCGTTGATCGACAGCTTGCAGATGCTCGACTACAAGAAAGTGTCGATCATCACGCCCTACATGAAGCCACTCACTCAACAGGTCATCGACTACATCGAAGCGGCTGGAATCGAGGTGGTGGACGCCATCAGCCTGGAAGTCTCCGACAACTTGCAAGTCGGGCGCCTTGACCCGATGAATCTCGTTGCCCACGCCGACCGGCTCAACATCGGGCAAGCCGACGGAGTGGTTCTGTCGTGCTGCGTGCAGATGCCTTCGCTGCCTGCCATCCAGGTCGTACAGGATCGACTGGATAAACCGGTGCTGTCTGCGTCCGTGGCGACCGTCTACCAGATGCTCAAAACCCTCGGCCTTACAGCGCAGGTTCCGAACGCCGGCCATCTGTTGTCGGGCGCGTTCTGA